In Corythoichthys intestinalis isolate RoL2023-P3 chromosome 4, ASM3026506v1, whole genome shotgun sequence, a genomic segment contains:
- the tpi1b gene encoding triosephosphate isomerase B encodes MSRKFFVGGNWKMNGDKKSLGELIQTMNSAKVDPNVEVVCGAPSIYLDFARSKLDPKFGVAAQNCYKVAKGAFTGEISPAMIKDCGVHWVILGHSERRHVFGESDELIGQKTAHALENGLGVIACIGEKLDEREGGITEKVVFAQTKVIADNVKDWSKVVLAYEPVWAIGTGKTASPQQAQEVHEKLRAWLKTNVSEAVANSVRIIYGGSVTGGTCKELGSQKDVDGFLVGGASLKPEFVDIINAKM; translated from the exons ATGAGCAGAAAATTCTTCGTCGGAGGAAACTGGAAGATGAACGGCGACAAGAAGAGCCTCGGCGAGCTCATTCAAACCATGAACAGCGCCAAGGTGGATCCCAACGTCG AGGTGGTGTGCGGCGCCCCATCCATCTACTTGGACTTTGCCAGGTCCAAACTGGATCCCAAATTCGGCGTGGCCGCCCAGAACTGCTACAAGGTTGCCAAGGGGGCTTTCACTGGGGAGATCAG CCCTGCGATGATCAAGGACTGCGGCGTCCACTGGGTGATCCTGGGACACTCAGAGAGGCGCCATGTGTTCGGAGAGAGCGATGAG CTCATCGGGCAGAAGACTGCTCACGCGCTGGAGAACGGCCTCGGCGTGATTGCCTGCATCGGCGAGAAGCTGGacgagagggagggaggaatCACCGAGAAGGTCGTCTTCGCTCAGACTAAGGTCATCGCAG ataatgTTAAGGACTGGAGCAAAGTGGTGCTCGCTTATGAGCCCGTGTGGGCCATCGGCACCGGCAAGACCGCCTCCCCACAGCAG GCTCAGGAGGTTCACGAGAAGCTGAGGGCGTGGCTTAAGACCAACGTGTCGGAGGCAGTTGCCAACTCTGTGAGGATCATCTATGGAG GTTCCGTGACCGGCGGCACCTGCAAGGAACTGGGCTCACAGAAGGACGTGGACGGTTTCCTCGTTGGTGGCGCCTCCCTCAAGCCTGAATTCGTCGATATCATCAACGCCaagatgtga
- the LOC130915051 gene encoding zinc finger and SCAN domain-containing protein 12-like: MLSLKAFLNDRLAAVAEEIFAAVEKTIDEYKEELCRVKDLEIGRLRMQLRLLKSDGCNGAQLQEHPHPQHAPPPIPQKQDEAASADMEANESQNIEEEGSSSLELPNEPAQVKKEPERNHREFWLGQCSEPLEDLESDIKDFMSSASGVRAALHDSVLPFHLYHGGIGDEGREKPYSCSVCDKRFGNCSHLAAHIRTHTGERPYRCDICRKSFVTTSALNRHQTIHTEGKHYVCIYCSKAFKWMESLGRHVRIAHKRPNVPQVTS; the protein is encoded by the exons ATGCTCTCCTTGAAAGCTTTTCTCAACGATAGGCTGGCGGCTGTGGCGGAGGAGATTTTTGCCGCCGTCGAGAAGACAATAGACGAGTACAAAGAGGAGCTTTGCCGTGTGAAGGACTTGGAGATAGGTCGTCTCCGAATGCAGCTGAGGCTTCTCAAGTCAG ATGGATGTAATGGAGCTCAGTTGCAGGAGCACCCCCATCCCCAGCACGCTCCTCCTCCCATTCCTCAAAAGCAGGATGAGGCAGCATCAGCAGATATGGAGGCCAATGAGTCCCAAAACATCGAAGAGGAAGGAAGCAGCAGCCTGGAGCTTCCCAATGAACCCGCTCAAGTCAAGaaagaacccgagaggaaccacAGAGAGTTCTGGCTAGGCCAATGCTCCGAACCTCTGGAAGATCTAGAGTCGGACATAAAGGACTTCATGTCCTCAGCGTCCGGTGTGAGGGCTGCCCTGCACGACTCCGTCTTGCCCTTTCACCTCTACCACGGCGGCATCGGCGACGAAGGCAGGGAGAAGCCGTACAGCTGCTCCGTTTGCGACAAACGCTTCGGCAACTGCTCCCACCTGGCCGCCCACATCAGGACGCACACGGGCGAGAGGCCCTACAGGTGTGACATCTGCAGGAAGAGCTTTGTAACCACAAGTGCCCTCAACAGACATCAAACCATACACACCGAGGGAAAACATTATGTGTGCATTTACTGCAGCAAGGCCTTCAAATGGATGGAGTCTCTCGGGAGGCACGTGCGAATTGCTCACAAAAGGCCCAACGTACCTCAAGTGACCTCATGA